The Zingiber officinale cultivar Zhangliang chromosome 2A, Zo_v1.1, whole genome shotgun sequence genomic sequence cagcaaaaagaaaacagagaggaagaagaagagttagagagagtcgccctcgatctccttttataacctctgatatcctgagtcaacctgcgaacctgcaaggcaaaaaggccagaacacagaagcccgaaataacctagccgttgagtcacaacggctaggcctggaccgatcaggctccaccctgatcggtccagggtgctactgatcggtcatggggaccgatcaggctctatgctgatcggtccctagaccgatcagctgTCCTTTCCCAGCTCTGTTGCCTTCTTCTGAtcggcctcctgatcggtcttcagtccgatcagataacacagaagctcactgtgtggttattgatcggtctgcagaccgatcagccgtatcactggatcggtctactgcCCGATCAGGAATCCATggtatcaatggatcgatccactgatcgatccagagcttggttttcttcaacaccaagtcccaagtctctcgaaccaacatccggtcaatcctgacctgttggtacatcatgcctagcatctggtcactcccttgacctacttgaccttctcaacaccagatgtccgatcagccttgatccatctggatttttccttgcccggcttcactcaccaggacttcccaactgtctggcttcactcaccaggactttcaccaactgcctggtttcactcaccaggactttcactttcacctagcttcactcactagggttttcacctggcttcactcaccaggatttccaatctgcctggcttcactcaccgggatttctcaagagccctctccgacttccacttctggtctagagaacgagctaccgagccctctctgacctagtccggagaacgagctaccgagccctctccgacttcgtccggtccagagaccgagctaccaagccctctctgacctagtccggagaacgagctaccgagccctctccgacttccacatccggtccagagaacgagctaccgagccctctctgaccatagtctggagaacgagctaccgagccctctccgacttccacatgccaagttctcatacttggacttctccgtgctaagtcaactcacctcgggtcaaccaggtcaactttgaccaagggttgcaccaacaatctcccatcaaaatacaactcttctgttcttgtcaaacatcaaaatataactcgagtcaggtcaactcgagtcgggtcaaccaggtcaaccttgacctaaggttgcaccaacacaagtaTCATATTTAGGTACTTGAATCTAGTTgtgaacttttctaataattcttttaatttttcaacttcaCCCTTAAAGTTGAAATTTTCTTCTTCAGGTTTTGTaagttgagttgaatttccagatTGAACTGGTTTAGTTGTTTGATTTAAGTTTAGTTGTTCCTTGAGGTATTGCTTTTCCTTAAGGATCACATTTAATTGAGTTTTGGGTTTGGTTAGttttctatttaaacaagaaataattttaaagaatttagagGTAAGTTGAGATTCAACCTCATTGGAATCTTCGAAAATGGATACAGATTTATGGCTGGATTTGCTTTCGAACTCACATTCTTCGTCTTGTTCGTTGTCCGATTTGGTTATGGTAACTATCAACGCGAGGTAGTTCTGCTTTGGTTCATGGTTGTCTGATTCATAGGATGACTTGTTCCAAGTGGCTTGAaaagccttcttcttctttagtttcTTAGACTGGTCTTGATTTGGACACTCGTGcttatagtgtcctttcttgttacaacCATAGCATGTAACGTTTGCTTTGGTGGATATATACTTGACCATTTTTTGCAGGTCCTTCTTGGAGAAgtccttaatttttcttttaaatatctttcttaccaagttcactaggtgTTCTTAATCTGAGTCCGAGTCAGACTTAGTCTCTGGTTCATGTTGAGTTATGGTCTTAACTTCTTTTAAGGAACATGCAAGAAGAGCAACACCTTTCTTAGactttttggagtttgtttgatTGTGTAGTTCTAGTTCATAGAATAATTtgtctaattttaacttggataaatttttgaaaactttataggcatctactatcAATGCTCACAGTGCGTTCTGGGGAAATGAGTTTAGGGTACACCTTATGATGTCTCGGTTCTCCATCTGATGGTCGATcatgtggagtccgttgaggatgtccttaatCCTCACGTGTAGTTGGCTCGTCGTCTCTCTGtcatgtattttaatattaaataaattatttaagagGAGGTCATATTTCGTTACCTTAGCATCATTTGTTCCTTCTTGTAATTCAACGAGTTCCCATAGCACTTTTGCATTCTCGTGCGGGCCAACATGGTTTAGTTCTTCCTTGTGAGTTTGCACTAGATTGTGTTTATTGGCTTCGAGTCGACTtgtactttcttctttatttccgGATTCCACTTTAGCAGGGCAAGTGGAATTCCACTGTTGTCATTGATCGGGGTTGTATATCCTCTTCGGATGCTAAACCATTGGTCGATGTCGATCTTTAAGTACACTTCCATCTGCTTCTTCTAATACGGAAAGTCATCCCTGTTTAGGGGAGGGAGGCGAGCAGTGTTGTATCCTTCGATTTGGGTCATCTAATTCTGAAAGCTCAAACttttacagaaaattccaaactAGGTCTTGGGATAAGTAGTATGGAAGAATAATAAAGAGAAAAgtctcaagtggtgttgcaccaactttgaaaaaaatatgagcgaaaaaattaattaaaagggGTGATTGCATCGATTCTGATTATTAACAAAAAGACTGAAATCACAAAAAATTACTTTAATGGCTGTTAAACTAATTTAGAgctaccctgctctgataccaattgtaggatcaatggATGCACGTGAGAGCGGGGGTGAATCATGTGCTAAAACTTttcgttttaaaaaaaacttttcgtAGATTGAAAGTATGCAGCGTAAAATTAATTGTGAGTGATTGAAAGACAAGAACACAAGTcgattacttggttcagagctttcgaCGACTCCTATTCTAAGATCCATGATCTCTTAGACCGTATAAATGGACAATTCACTATACTTCTCTTCTAGAAAACCACTGAAAGAGTAAATTGAATACACAAGATCAGAGAAAGTGTAACAACTCTACACTTTCTCTAAACAATAATTAAAGAATTAACAATAAATTTGTTACTCAACACTTTTTTGTAGATCACTGGATTGGGCTCGAGTGTTGTGCGGAGGAGTGTCTTAGCAAAGCAGCAGAGTGTTGGCGCGAAGACGGAGCAGCAGAATGAGTGTTGTAGCGTATAACAAAGTTGTACTTTGGCTGCAACTCGACACTATCTTTTATAGATGATCTGAGGCGCCTCCTTCCCTTTGAGGCACCTCCGGTTGATATGATCCTCACCGAAAATAGCTGCTCTTATTCACACGGAGGTGCCTCGGCTCACCAAGACTTTATCCTTCAAGGCCGCAATCCTTATCTGCAGAGTGAGGCACCTCCTTCCACCTGAGGTGCCTCCACGCCTTCTACATTGAGCCACTGAGGCACCTCCAGCGCAGAGGCTTCGGCCAACTGTTTTGAGACTTCTTTTGCTTCCAACTTCTACAGAGACATATTAGTGCACAAAAAAATAATAGAACCAATAAAATAGAGTTTGCACCATTTATaagcattattaattagatcatatccTTCAGATCAGGATTTAATCTtggtctcagcttagacttcTAAAATAGATCTAAGCTAGACCAACACCAAACGTCCTTAATTGGGATTCATCCTCACTAGATAACTCTCCTCTAGTCACTACCTCACTTATCATGCAGAATCGCTTGACTTTCTTTGACCCACTAAGTCTTCTTGCCAATTGTCAGGTccacaaatctaactggatttcgGCCAGCTATCAGGTCTCGTGGGTCTaactggacttcatgccagatatcAGATTCTCCAGACTTATCTGGCCTTCCTACCAACTATCAGGTCCAACAGACTTCATTAGATTTCAACCTGATGATAAATCCTCTAGACCAGTCAAGTCCTCTGGACCAATCAGGTCCTCCAAACATCCACACAATATAGTCTTAATCATTTTTCATacataaaaaattaagttagattaTTAATACCAACTGTACTAACATTCAGCATACGCCGACTCACGTCGATTAAGATGTACATTACAAATTCAAGCTTATCTCTTAGAACTTTAATCAAGCAACCCTCAGAAAGTGTAATCGTCAATGGCATCAATATGTGGTAGATTTGCAATATGGAGCTAGGGCCGAATCCCGATTAAGTCATTAAAAAAATACCTTCCCACAAAGAAATCTAATTGACATCTAATTTACTTCCTTCCAATAAAATGGAACAGCCATATTGGGGCTGTCAAGGTGATGAATTTTATCTTTTGCACCATGTGAATGACATAGAGTCACTGAAGCATAGCAATGACAGTGAAGAAAAGactaatttatttataaattagtAGTTCATTCATCATAGCAAAATGTAATTATATTTACTCCAGGTGCCtctatatagatttttttttaaaggaagTAAATTATGAGATCAGATCATCAAATTAGCTAAGGGATGAAAGGAGGATTTTCTTCTCTCGAATTAGTCGTTCAATCATTATAACAAAAAGATGATTATGCTCATCTTTAATATCTTTCACAGACCATCCCCAAATTATATAAACAGATATAAAtcacaaaatataataatttacagGTTAAACATAGTTGGTAGAGTCATATGTAGGATACCTATTAATTTagcaaaatatcaaaaaaaaaatagaaaccaaaactcataattttagaaaaagaatGAAAGAAAAGATTCATGGTCAAAACTCTCAAATACCAactatataaatattttaaattatctcAAAATTATAACGatgtaaaagataaaaaaaaactctaatacaatgataaaaattatttgaaatattctaaaaaaaaaaatttaacaatatTTTTTGAACCTAAAACTAGGTGATTATAGATTACACCcaataataaatatagattttttaatgaattttgatttgatatattatacgtTTCGTAATttaatctgagtcaaaagttataatatttcaaagtataaAATGGTAGGATCATAAAATCATACAGATCCTAATGATCATGTATACGATCCCAATGATCTTGTTTCGATTTCACTAAAAAACCAATTCCAATTAATCCCAGATCAATTTAGTACTTCTGGGTGATCCTACAATCCAGATAGTGATTTTACAAACAACCGTTCAacctttatcattggcctcggaGAGCTAGATTTTATATACAATTATTGCAGCAGGCATCAcatttaaaataaagaaaaatgaaaGTACAGAGCATGAAAGGATTCTAGCAGAATATCCAATGACATCTAATTTCTTTAGAGAGCTACGAGGCGATGTTTCATCCATAAACCCAAGCTATGGGCTACTGTTTTTATTGATTAAAGAATATGAAAGCAATCCGCTAAGTTTGTGCAGGAAAAATATATTAAGAATGGATCTTATCTTGGTCATATTACAATGAAGACAAGCAGCCGCTCCAAAACATTGTGTTGGAACTACAAGCAAGGACAAAAACTAGCATAAGCAATCAAACCAAACATGAATTCTATAGAGAAAGATGCATTGAATGATTTGACCAAAGTAATGCAAAAAAAAGGGCCACCCAGCATAAAGTATCATGTTGAAGAACCACATGGAGGAACATTTGTAGTCATATTCCAGTGAGCACAACCATCAGTGGGAGATAGTGCAAAGAATCATGTTTCCACCAGTGAACTCGAGCATGAGCACAAGGCTCCATATAGATCCAGATGTCCAACCAATCATTTTATATGTCTTTATAGGGCAAATACTCAATGAAATTGTTCATGTTCAATTTGCTTAAAAAGTAAAAGTAGACGGTCAGAATATAGAACCTCTGAAAAATACTTGGGAAAAAAGAAGTTCAATGCACATTGTTCTTCAACATAGAAAGGAGAATCATTTTCACACTCGACCAATATCAAATCTTTACCTTGTGAAAAAGATACTTTTTGTTGTCTCTGCTGGAGGCCTTGAAATCTGTAATTTCCTGTTGCTCTAGCTCTCTATATTCCCAGTGACAATAGCATGCTACTGATTCAAAATTTCCATCATTATATGAGCAGCCTCCTTTGCAGCTTAAGCACAACAAACTAACAGTCAAGAGATAACTCTTGAAAATTAAACCAAACTTGTTGCAACAGACAGAGGCCACTTTTGAATTGAATAGGGCCAATCCATCCCTTAAATGACGAGAAAAGGGACAAGAGAGTATTAAAAACCAACAAAGTGACGAGGAGCAACCACTGGCCTTCAGCCTGCTAATACTATATCTGCATAAATATTTGGATAGAAAAGCTTCAACATTGCTTCAAGAAGGTTCCACCAACAAGAAAAGGAAGGAGTTTGTCATCCAGGCAACTCTACACAAGCAAAGGCCAATGGCTGATGAGAATGTACCATTAGGTAGATTCCATAGCATGCCAGAGAAAATCTCAACCAAGACAAGAACAAAAAATCATAGGCTGATAGATTTGTGTTTATACAATTGATTGACAATAAGTTACAGAATATGACAAGAAAAATGGAACTATGAACCTTTTAGTGTGACTCAGCAACCTACAATAACGACGAATTCAAGGTAAAATAGTTAACATCTTGAATTACACATTATAAAATTCAAACACAAGTAAAAGACAAATTATAGAAGAAGAAATTGTGCGATGCAATCTCAGGACATGACATGAAATACAAATATCACCTGTAAAGTTAAAATGACATGGCATGCCAAGCTTGAAGCTTTGATAACTAGGATTAAGATTTAAAAACTGAAACACAACAAGATAATAAGGTTTCTTCAAATAGGGGAACTTCATCTTTTGCTAACAATGCTAAAAGGTTCATCAGGAGATGAAAACAGAAATCAGTTATTATCAATGCAATAGATACATTATGGATGGTTAAGACGTTCCACAGTTGGCTATTATTTCTTGAACACAAAATCCTAAATCAAGTAGATGAATCTTAGTTCTGAGGTCATGGCTATAAATTTGGAAAGCTAAATTATGCCAATCATTCACCAGATAAGAGCGTCTTAAAAGATAAGGAACGAATTCAGCTTTACACCACTGACTAAACCAATTTTATGTGTAGAATAGCATTGTTTCTACAATCCATATGATGTTAGAATCAACTGAAACcagaaaaaacaaagaaattaGCTATTAacattgtagcaaaaggtgattacacTCAGACGTCCCTCACAACTTGTCcttatgtgaagggaggtaaattcATAAGGTCAGCTTATAGCTAACCGCTAAGTGACTAGAGGGTGGGAGAAGTTTCCCTGAGTGCATGCGCTCGCCGGGATTTGATCTCTACCAATTATCTATTAACATGATATACTACAAGTCATGGTTCTCAGATCAAAAACATGAGATAAACACTGATGATAGTAGTTTCCATGTAGACCACAATTCCATTTTGGAACAAATAAAACAAATGCATATATGGAATTTTTTTCTCTTCTAAAGTGAACACATACAAGTAGATAATATTGAATGGCTAACCTAAAACAATACAAAGCCTCTTTTGTGACTATAAGAGCAATAGAGGCTGTGAAGTGTGATTGGGGATAGATAATAGAAGATGCTACATTTTTTTAGGTTGTTCCTATTCACAGTGGAACTACATGTAGTGAGCAAACCATCAGCTAGCCATATGTTGTACAAACATTTTCCATTCTTCTTGCAGGATTACTACTGCAGTTTTGTAGAAGCACCAAACTGGAGAAAAGGTTCATCTTCCTAAATTAGTTCACATAATTACCATCTTGCTGCATTGACAGTTCCATCATTTGATGCCCAACTTGAACTACGTCTTCTTGATCTCCTATTGAAAATGGAAGATCTCCTGTATCTAACAGAAATGTTTGAGGAAGACTGGGAATTGGAATTTAACCTTGATGAAGATAATGGAGTAGAAGACCTCAAACGCCTGAAGAATGAAAACATATTGCGGAGGGTCCGACCAATTCCTCCACGATGATGTGACCGGTTCTCTCTCGTGGGCCATGCTATCCTTCTTGGTGCCCCATTAGTATTGAATCTGCCATCCATCTCTGTGTAAACGGTTGGAAACTCCCTTTCAGCAGCTCTCCTGTCACCTGTGAATCTTCCTACAGCAAACCCACCTCCCGGAAGTCTCCATATGGTAAGCCCAACCATCTCGTCCTCGTTCCCAGCCATGGAAGCATCTTCGTCCCCATCTGGTTGCTGCACATCCGTTGGCATTTCCTGTCGGCAAACAGGACAGGAATTTCTCAGCGAGAGCCAAGGCAAGATGCAATCGTGATGGTAGATATGCTTGCAGGGCATTTCGCGCGCCTCAGCTCCAAGCTCGAAAGGGTCTTTGCAGACGGCGCAATAGAATTCCAGGGCAACATGACGGTCAGCAATTTCGACCATGGGCATAGACTCGATGGCAGCCTTTGAAGCAGGCGGGTGATCAAACCCATACCTGCTGCCTATTTCATTGGTCTCAATCCGAGTAAGGTGATCGAGAATCCTCTCAAACCCAGAGCTCATCAAGAAATTAGACATGCTTTCCGGCAAGGGACGGAGGTCCAATCCTGTACCTTCGTAGTAGTATAGTTCGAAGCTGTTGGTGGTGGCCCGATCCGTATCGGTTCGTGCGCCTTCACGAGGACCTGGGAGGACGATGACGGGGTTGAAGGGAGAACGGTCGCTAGTGGACGGGCGGCTGTTACTACGGAACCTAATCTCTGAGGGCCGGCTAGGCCGCCCGTCGGCGGCGGCAGAGTCGACCACGGCGGAGGGGGCCCGTCCTCGACGAATCTCGTCGGCAGTCAAAGAGGACGAGTGAAATAGGCTAGGCACATCCACAAAACCGCCGCCGCAGTCCGGGCAGACGCCAGCGTCCTGCCAAACGGAGATGAAGCGACAGCAGCGGTGGCACCATTGCGGCGACGACCTCTCCATGCTCCTGGACGCAGTATCCACTAACAGGAATTCCACCGCAGCAACAACGAAGGAAGAAGATCCTTACAGAAGATCCAGGTTTGAGCCCAAAGACAAACCGATCTGGAATTGATGCCCTAAAAATCGAATCTTTCCCAGCCAGAAAGAATGGAAACTTACAAATCCACCGAAGAAATCAAAATCAAAGCTCAATTTGCACTTCTAAACTGAAGATTTGGAGGTTTCTGCAGGCAGAGGGAGGATGTTAAGGGAGCTGGAAAGCGAGAAAGGGAAGGGGAGGTTTTAAGCGGTCGACGAAGCTTCAATGGCGGACGCTTGTTCGATTGACGGCGTCATCGAACGGTCCATCATGAACGAACATCGGACACTAGTGATATCGTTAACGTTCGATGGACGGCGGTGATGAACATTAGATCAGGCCGGATAAAACTGAACCAGATCGCGTCGAGCCGGAACCGTCGGTCGGTGTGAAGAGTTGTCGGCCGGGTCGATCTCATTTAAATAGTCCGGTCGGCCGGAAGAGCTTATAATTACAGAAAAGTCCTTAAGGTAAATGATTTGACAGGCGGACCCACTGGGCAGTGTGGCTCTTGCACAATTTTGAGTACAATTATTGAAGAGATAGAAAtttgaataagaaaaagaaaaaaaagaggggAAAGGCACATAAAACATGCTTTTAAGATCCTTCATA encodes the following:
- the LOC122040844 gene encoding E3 ubiquitin-protein ligase RDUF1-like isoform X3 — its product is MERSSPQWCHRCCRFISVWQDAGVCPDCGGGFVDVPSLFHSSSLTADEIRRGRAPSAVVDSAAADGRPSRPSEIRFRSNSRPSTSDRSPFNPVIVLPGPREGARTDTDRATTNSFELYYYEGTGLDLRPLPESMSNFLMSSGFERILDHLTRIETNEIGSRYGFDHPPASKAAIESMPMVEIADRHVALEFYCAVCKDPFELGAEAREMPCKHIYHHDCILPWLSLRNSCPVCRQEMPTDVQQPDGDEDASMAGNEDEMVGLTIWRLPGGGFAVGRFTGDRRAAEREFPTVYTEMDGRFNTNGAPRRIAWPTRENRSHHRGGIGRTLRNMFSFFRRLRRSSIFNRRSRRRSSSWASNDGTVNAAR
- the LOC122040844 gene encoding E3 ubiquitin-protein ligase RDUF2-like isoform X1, producing MERSSPQWCHRCCRFISVWQDAGVCPDCGGGFVDVPSLFHSSSLTADEIRRGRAPSAVVDSAAADGRPSRPSEIRFRSNSRPSTSDRSPFNPVIVLPGPREGARTDTDRATTNSFELYYYEGTGLDLRPLPESMSNFLMSSGFERILDHLTRIETNEIGSRYGFDHPPASKAAIESMPMVEIADRHVALEFYCAVCKDPFELGAEAREMPCKHIYHHDCILPWLSLRNSCPVCRQEMPTDVQQPDGDEDASMAGNEDEMVGLTIWRLPGGGFAVGRFTGDRRAAEREFPTVYTEMDGRFNTNGAPRRIAWPTRENRSHHRGGIGRTLRNMFSFFRRLRSSTPLSSSRLNSNSQSSSNISVRYRRSSIFNRRSRRRSSSWASNDGTVNAAR
- the LOC122040844 gene encoding E3 ubiquitin-protein ligase RDUF1-like isoform X2, yielding MERSSPQWCHRCCRFISVWQDAGVCPDCGGGFVDVPSLFHSSSLTADEIRRGRAPSAVVDSAAADGRPSRPSEIRFRSNSRPSTSDRSPFNPVIVLPGPREGARTDTDRATTNSFELYYYEGTGLDLRPLPESMSNFLMSSGFERILDHLTRIETNEIGSRYGFDHPPASKAAIESMPMVEIADRHVALEFYCAVCKDPFELGAEAREMPCKHIYHHDCILPWLSLRNSCPVCRQEMPTDVQQPDGDEDASMAGNEDEMVGLTIWRLPGGGFAVGRFTGDRRAAEREFPTVYTEMDGRFNTNGAPRRIAWPTRENRSHHRGGIGRTLRNMFSFFRRLRRSSIFNRRSRRRSSSWASNDGTVNAARW